CGGCGTCCTCGCTGAAGGCGAGACCGCGCGCGTAGAGACGCAGCAGGGCCGCACGCTCGTGTTCACCGGGAAGCGGCACCTCCACGGCCAGGTCCACCCGCCCGGGCCGTTGCGCGAGGGCCCGCTCCAGCATGTCCACGCGGTTCGTGGTCAGCACGAACGTGACGTCGGCGTCGTCGTCGAGTCCGTCCATGGCATCCAGCACCTCGAACAGGAGGGGCTGCGGCCCGTGGCCGAGACTGCGGTCCTCGGCGATGAGGTCGCAGTCCTCGAGGACCACGATCGACGGCTGGAGCGCACGGGCCGTCCTGGCCGCCTCGCCCACATGCTGCAGCGTCCCACCCGTGAGGATGATCGCCGTCGTCCCCGCGCTCGCACTCAGCAGGTACCGGACCGTGTGGGTCTTGCCGGTGCCGGGCGGGCCGTACAGGAGGATGCCGCGCTTGAGGTGCTGGCCGGCCGCGAGAAGGGCCTGCCGATGCACGGCGATACCGAGGGCGTGCTCGCCGACCCGCTCCAGCAGTCCTTCGGGGAGGATCACGTCGGCGGCGTCCAGCGCGGGCCGGTGATGGAACGTCACGCCCGCGCTGCTCGGCCCGAAGTCCTCGACGGTGAAGGACAGCACCTGCCCCTTCATCACGCTCTCGCGCTGCATCCTCCGCCGGAATTCGGCCAGGAACCCGGAGACGACGGCGGCGTCCGCGCACATCACCTCGAGCGACGCGGATTGCCGGCCGTAGCGGGGCTCGGCGTTGCGCTGCAGGAGCGCCAGGGGCACGCCGTCACGCTCGAACAACCGGAGGCCCAACGCCACCGCCTGCCGCTGCTCGTCCGGCCCGACCGGGAGGTTCGCGTAGTCGGGCTGGGACAACGGGAAGTTCGGATGGACCTCCGACTGCTGGACCATGTCGCTGAAGGACATGTGGTGGCGATGGTCCCCGCCGCCGATGCCCACGCACCGCCCGTCCGCCGTGAGCGACCCCAGGACGATGTCGGCATCCACGAAACGGTGCGGAGCCACTTCCTCGATGACGACCGGCACGCTGCCGGGCTCGGCTCCGAGGTGGGCCGAGAGTGTGTCGACGAGCTCCCGGCCACGCGCCGAGCGCGGCTGCGCCTCCAGTGCCATGCGCACGAGCGCGCCGAAATCCCTCATGAATCCTGCTACGTCATCCCCCATGGTGGGAGGCTAGCAGGGACGTCAAGGAGGCTAGCTGTCCTGCCCCGGCAGTCGCTCCCCGAAGCGCGGTTCGTCGTCGGGCTCGCCCGCCGGCCGCTTGGCGGAGGCCGCCGGGTCCGGGGTGGCCCCGTCCGGGGTGCGGGACGAGCGGTTGACGCCGGATCCCTTGCTGAGGTGCTCGGCATTGGGCGTCTCGGCCATCATGAGCATCGCGCAGATCACGAGGGAGGCGATGAAGGCGATCCCGGCGGCCGTGAGACCGAGGTCGACCCGCAGTTCCTTGGCGCCGCCCCCGGTGGCGAAGATCGATGTCGCGACCCCGGCCACCACGGCCAGGACGGCGGA
This genomic interval from Arthrobacter agilis contains the following:
- a CDS encoding AAA family ATPase, translating into MGDDVAGFMRDFGALVRMALEAQPRSARGRELVDTLSAHLGAEPGSVPVVIEEVAPHRFVDADIVLGSLTADGRCVGIGGGDHRHHMSFSDMVQQSEVHPNFPLSQPDYANLPVGPDEQRQAVALGLRLFERDGVPLALLQRNAEPRYGRQSASLEVMCADAAVVSGFLAEFRRRMQRESVMKGQVLSFTVEDFGPSSAGVTFHHRPALDAADVILPEGLLERVGEHALGIAVHRQALLAAGQHLKRGILLYGPPGTGKTHTVRYLLSASAGTTAIILTGGTLQHVGEAARTARALQPSIVVLEDCDLIAEDRSLGHGPQPLLFEVLDAMDGLDDDADVTFVLTTNRVDMLERALAQRPGRVDLAVEVPLPGEHERAALLRLYARGLAFSEDAVGAASGRTGGTTASFMRELVRRAVLAAALQGTSVADGHLLAAVDELMADGASLTRSLLGSNGPGQEEGVPAGPGGSFGWVPGAPPYSGGHPPAYGSSLSLSFDGEGFADGGYSEDGFPDDGVEMIDGADGGPDVPPGDAGR